The Triticum aestivum cultivar Chinese Spring chromosome 7B, IWGSC CS RefSeq v2.1, whole genome shotgun sequence genome window below encodes:
- the LOC123161785 gene encoding probable flavin-containing monooxygenase 1, which produces MGMGMENKSVAIIGAGVSGLAACKHLLERGCRPVVFEADTVVGGVWAHTPDCTRLQTERTMYQYTDFPWPDSVTEEFPNNRQVAAYLNAYARRFGVLECIRFGHRVAGMEYVGVAEEEVAAWDEWAGCADAFGSGNGKWRLTVADAQGQVQVHTADFVILCIGRFSNVPNIPKLPPGKGPEAFDGKVIHSMDYSKMGSQKAKEMVKGKRVTVIGYGHSALDIANECASLNGTEKPCTMVVRTKQWVLPDFYAWGIDISKLYLTRFGELLIHKPGEGLFLSLLATILTPLKLMFSKFAESYYSITMKKHDMVPDHSFFEGMVGCWVELAPKDHYKNLEEGSILVEKSKTFSFCKEGVLVEGESTLVKSDIVIFGTGFNGDQNIKSMFTSKYFQSILSGSTSMTLSLYRDCVHPNIPQLAVIGYSESYANLHTSELRAKWLAHFMDGGFRLPSIKAMHRDVLEWEKFMKRYAHGGFHAFCIGLLNNWYKDNLCRDMGCNPRRKNGIFAELFEVYGPSDYIDLHPK; this is translated from the exons ATGGGCATGGGCATGGAGAACAAGAGCGTGGCCATCATCGGCGCTGGCGTGAGTGGGCTGGCGGCGTGCAAGCACCTGCTGGAGCGCGGGTGCCGGCCGGTGGTATTCGAGGCGGACACCGTCGTTGGCGGCGTGTGGGCGCACACCCCGGACTGCACCAGGCTCCAGACCGAGCGGACCATGTACCAGTACACGGACTTCCCGTGGCCGGATTCCGTCACGGAGGAGTTCCCGAACAACCGCCAGGTCGCCGCCTACCTCAATGCCTACGCGCGCCGCTTCGGGGTGCTCGAATGCATCCGATTCGGGCACCGCGTTGCCGGGATGGAGTACGTCGGTGtcgccgaggaggaggtggcggcgtggGACGAGTGGGCTGGCTGCGCTGACGCATTTGGCTCTGGCAACGGCAAGTGGCGCCTCACGGTGGCCGACGCCCAGGGTCAGGTGCAG GTACACACGGCAGACTTTGTGATTCTTTGTATTGGAAGGTTCAGCAATGTTCCCAACATACCTAAATTGCCTCCTGGAAAAGGCCCGGAAGCATTTGATGGAAAAGTGATCCACTCCATGGACTATTCCAAAATGGGTAGTCAGAAAGCTAAGGAGATGGTCAAGGGCAAGCGTGTGACTGTTATTGGCTATGGACATTCGGCCCTTGACATCGCTAATGAATGTGCAAGCTTGAACG GTACTGAGAAACCATGCACAATGGTTGTCCGAACCAAGCAATGGGTCTTACCGGACTTCTATGCTTGGGGTATCGACATATCAAAATTATATCTAACTCGGTTCGGTGAACTCCTTATTCATAAGCCTGGCGAAGGCCTCTTCCTTAGCTTGTTAGCTACCATCTTGACTCCATTG AAGTTGATGTTTTCAAAGTTCGCCGAGAGCTACTACTCCATTACAATGAAGAAGCATGACATGGTTCCCGACCATAGTTTTTTTGAGGGGATGGTGGGATGCTGGGTTGAACTTGCACCCAAGGATCATTACAAGAATCTAGAGGAAGGCAGCATCTTGGTTGAGAAGTCAAAGACCTTCAGCTTTTGCAAAGAAGGTGTGCTGGTTGAAGGTGAATCTACGTTGGTAAAGAGTGACATAGTTATCTTTGGAACAGGATTCAATGGCGACCAAAATATCAAGAGCATGTTCACATCGAAATACTTCCAGAGTATTTTGAGTGGCTCAACATCCATGACTCTATCACTGTACAG GGATTGTGTACATCCCAACATTCCACAACTCGCAGTCATCGGATATTCAGAGAGCTATGCAAATCTCCACACCTCAGAACTACGGGCCAAGTGGCTAGCACATTTCATGGATGGTGGATTTAGGTTACCGAGTATTAAAGCAATGCATAGGGATGTCCTAGAATGGGAGAAGTTCATGAAGCGGTACGCTCATGGCGGATTCCATGCATTCTGCATTGGACTTTTGAATAACTGGTACAAAGATAACCTATGTCGGGACATGGGATGCAACCCAAGAAGGAAGAATGGAATTTTTGCTGAGTTATTTGAGGTCTATGGTCCAAGTGATTATATTGATCTTCACCCTAAGTAA